A region of Silurus meridionalis isolate SWU-2019-XX chromosome 13, ASM1480568v1, whole genome shotgun sequence DNA encodes the following proteins:
- the LOC124395881 gene encoding vomeronasal type-2 receptor 1, with product MGYKNVEKKKVVIGGMFSVHNRLISTDTNTSSNPVSSGCEGFNFRTFRWTQTMLFAINEINKKADLLPNTDLGYVIYDSCFTISKAVEGTLTYLTGQDEAVPNYRCGNGPPLAAMVGAGGCDLSVATARILGLYYFPQVSYSSSCSVLESRFQYPTFLRTIPSDEHQSVAMAQLVLHFGWTWVGTIASDDDYGKYGIKRFKEVVEEAGVCISFSETLPKFTAPETIKRIVRTIIDSTAKIIVVFSSDVDWSPLVEELLRNNATNRTWIASENWVTSALISRQPNVMSLLGGTIGFAITRAHIPGLREHLLNIDPYQDSLTEEFWQTAFNCTLSYSRALSNARTQLATQVGNATASRAAARLAPLGLCNGKESLVELNNTYSDVSQLRLTYNVYKAVYAVAYALHNLEYCVPGKGPFVGGSCADITNFEPWQLMYYLKNLRFTVPNTREVISFNDGEVPGFYEILNWQRASDGGVTYTHIGQYNSTAPAGEKLYIDNSSIIWHNDVLQTPRSVCSERCQPGTRMGIRQGEPVCCFDCIPCADGEISNTTDARGCLQCGEDYWSNANRDACVPKTIEFLDFSEALGITLIVISVFGALLTIMVAIVFLKYINTPLVQANDALLSFTLLLGLVVTFLCSIVFLGEPRLWSCMTSQVALALGFALTLSSLMGKSSLLMLRARAIKAMRVAAKAAKAAAAASEQSGDTAAIAPAIPQKNDIDPIKPPQQRTMMIVCTLIQVVACTVWLILLPPHPVKNTAAQNIKIILECDPGNIIFICCIFGYDVLLALLAFIFAFIARKLEDHFNEGKCVTFGMLVFFIVWISFVPAYLSTRGKFMVAVQIFAILASSFGLLACVFLPKCYVLLVKPDRNKEELMVPRAKRPESGATGTSASLATTNTNGTIATIDG from the exons ATGGGCTACAAGAacgtggagaagaagaaggtggtgaTCGGGGGGATGTTCTCCGTGCACAACCGTCTCATCTCCACCGACACCAACACCTCATCCAACCCAGTGTCTTCCGGCTGTGAAGG GTTTAATTTCCGTACTTTCCGCTGGACGCAGACGATGCTGTTTGCCATTAATGAGATTAACAAAAAAGCTGACTTGTTGCCCAACACTGATCTCGGATACGTCATCTATGATTcatgcttcaccatctccaagGCTGTTGAAGGAACTCTGACCTACCTGACAGGCCAGGATGAAGCTGTGCCTAACTACCGCTGTGGGAACGGACCTCCACTCGCTGCTATGGTGGGGGCAGGAGGATGTGACCTCTCTGTCGCTACGGCTAGAATCCTCGGCCTTTATTATTTcccacag GTGAGCTACTCGTCTTCGTGTTCAGTCCTCGAGAGCAGGTTCCAGTACCCCACCTTCCTGCGCACCATCCCGAGCGACGAGCACCAGTCGGTGGCCATGGCTCAGCTGGTGCTGCATTTCGGCTGGACATGGGTGGGCACCATCGCTTCGGACGACGACTACGGCAAATACGGTATCAAGCGCTTCAAAGAGGTCGTCGAGGAAGCAGGTGTGTGCATCTCCTTTTCTGAAACGCTCCCCAAGTTCACCGCTCCGGAAACCATCAAGCGCATCGTCCGCACCATTATAGACTCCACAGCCAAGATCATTGTGGTGTTCTCATCCGATGTGGACTGGAGTCCGCTGGTGGAGGAACTTCTGCGCAACAACGCCACCAACCGCACGTGGATCGCCAGCGAAAACTGGGTCACGTCTGCGCTCATCTCGCGCCAACCCAATGTTATGTCCTTGCTGGGGGGGACGATCGGATTCGCCATAACTCGAGCGCACATCCCAGGCCTGCGGGAGCACCTCCTTAACATCGACCCCTATCAGGACAGCTTGACTGAGGAGTTCTGGCAAACTGCCTTCAACTGCACGCTTAGTTACAGCCGAGCGCTGAGCAACGCCCGGACACAGCTGGCCACACAGGTGGGAAACGCGACGGCATCGCGGGCCGCAGCGAGATTGGCGCCGCTAGGCTTGTGCAACGGGAAGGAAAGTCTGGTGGAACTGAATAACACGTATTCAGACGTGTCCCAGTTGAGACTgacatataatgtgtataaggCCGTGTACGCAGTGGCCTATGCTCTACACAACCTGGAGTACTGCGTTCCCGGGAAAGGACCTTTTGTCGGTGGCTCATGTGCTGACATCACCAACTTTGAGCCTTGGCAA CTGATGTACTACTTGAAAAACCTGCGCTTCACCGTCCCCAACACCCGAGAGGTGATCTCTTTCAACGATGGCGAAGTTCCTGGCTTTTACGAGATCCTGAACTGGCAGAGGGCTTCAGATGGAGGGGTCACGTACACACATATAGGACAATACAACAGCACGGCGCCCGCCGGCGAAAAGCTGTACATCGACAACTCCTCCATTATATGGCATAACGATGTGCTGCAG ACGCCACGCTCTGTGTGTAGCGAAAGATGCCAACCTGGCACACGTATGGGCATCCGTCAGGGAGAACCCGTCTGCTGCTTCGACTGCATCCCGTGTGCAGACGGAGAGATTTCTAACACTACAG ATGCCAGAGGTTGCCTTCAGTGTGGGGAGGACTACTGGTCCAACGCCAACCGTGATGCCTGTGTACCAAAGACCATTGAGTTCCTGGACTTCAGTGAGGCTCTGGGCATCACGCTGATCGTCATCTCTGTTTTTGGTGCTCTCCTGACCATCATGGTGGCCATAGTGTTCctaaaatacataaacacaccaCTGGTGCAGGCCAACGATGCTCTGCTGAGCTTTACCCTGCTGCTGGGGCTAGTGGTCACGTTCCTCTGCTCCATCGTGTTCCTGGGTGAGCCACGGCTTTGGTCCTGCATGACTAGCCAGGTGGCTCTGGCTCTTGGTTTTGCCCTGACTCTGTCGTCCCTCATGGGAAAATCATCTCTGCTGATGCTCAGAGCGAGAGCAATCAAAGCCATGAGGGTTGCAGCTAAAGCAGCCAAAGCGGCGGCCGCCGCCTCCGAGCAGAGCGGTGACACGGCAGCGATAGCTCCTGCCATTCCACAGAAAAACGACATTGATCCGATCAAACCTCCTCAACAGAGAACCATGATGATCGTGTGCACGCTGATCCAAGTCGTAGCCTGCACCGTGTGGCTCATCCTGCTGCCTCCTCATCCTGTGAAGAACACGGCTGCCCAGAACATCAAAATCATCCTAGAGTGTGATCCAGGAAACATCATCTTCATCTGCTGTATATTCGGCTATGATGTTCTCCTGGCGCTGCTGGCCTTCATATTCGCCTTCATCGCACGCAAGCTCGAGGACCACTTCAACGAGGGCAAGTGCGTGACCTTCGGCATGCTGGTGTTCTTCATCGTCTGGATCTCCTTCGTCCCTGCTTACCTGAGCACACGCGGAAAGTTTATGGTAGCCGTCCAGATCTTCGCCATCCTGGCTTCCAGCTTCGGCTTGCTCGCGTGCGTGTTCCTCCCCAAGTGCTATGTGCTGCTGGTTAAACCCGACAGGAACAAGGAGGAGCTGATGGTGCCCAGGGCCAAGCGGCCTGAATCTGGAGCCACTGGAACATCTGCCTCACTCgccaccaccaacaccaacgGCACCATCGCCACGATTGACGGATGA